The following coding sequences are from one Cygnus olor isolate bCygOlo1 chromosome 2, bCygOlo1.pri.v2, whole genome shotgun sequence window:
- the BPNT2 gene encoding Golgi-resident adenosine 3',5'-bisphosphate 3'-phosphatase, which produces MAPMGIRLSPLGMAVFCLLGLGVLYHLYSGFLAGRFAFFMLSEPAAGGAEPPRGSAAAVDLRELLAVSVLAAVRGGEEVKRVREGNVLNEKAKGKTREGAEEKLTSGDLLSNRRMYHLLQAAFPGVQINSEERVDTADQETVSWDRSIPEEIKQKIQPKEVPAESVTVWIDPLDATQEYTEDLRQYVTTMVCVAVNGKPVIGVIHKPFSAYTAWAMVDGGSNVKARSSYNEKTPRIIVSRSHAGEVEQVARQTFGNKTVIIPAGGAGYKVLALLDVAEKNQEEADVYIHVTYIKKWDICAGNAVLRALGGHMTTLSGEEISYTGSDGNEGGLIASINVNHRALVEKLPDLEKMSHKLD; this is translated from the exons ATGGCGCCCATGGGGATCCGCCTGTCGCCGCTCGGCATGGCCGTGTTCTGCCTGCTGGGGCTCGGCGTCCTCTACCACCTCTACTCCGGCTTCCTGGCCGGCCGCTTCGCCTTCTTCATGCTGAGCGAGccggcggccggcggggccgagcccccccgCGGCTCCGCGGCCGCCGTGGACCTGCGGGAGCTGCTGGCCGTGTCCGTGCTGGCCGCCGTGCGGGGCGGCGAGGAGGTGAAGCGGGTCCGCGAGGGCAACGTCCTCAACGAGAAGGCGAAGGGGAAGACGCGGGAGGGAGCCGAGGAGAAGCTGACGAGCGGAGACCTCCTGTCCAACCGCAGGATGTACCACCTGCTGCAGGCCGCCTTCCCCGGCGTGCAG ATAAACTCTGAAGAACGTGTTGATACAGCTGATCAGGAGACAGTCTCTTGGGATCGCAGTATACCTGAagagataaaacaaaaaatacaacctAAAGAGGTTCCAGCAGAAAGTGTTACTGTCTGGATCGATCCATTAGATGCTACACAAGAATACACAG AGGATCTTCGGCAGTATGTCACAACGATGGTTTGTGTGGCTGTAAATGGTAAACCAGTAATAGGAGTGATACATAAGCCGTTCTCAGCATATACAG cCTGGGCAATGGTGGATGGCGGGTCAAATGTAAAAGCTCGTTCCTCCTACAATGAGAAGACTCCAAGGATTATTGTATCCCGCTCCCACGCAGGAGAAGTGGAGCAGGTTGCACGACAGACTTTTGGAAATAAGACTGTGATAATCCCCGCTGGTGGAGCAG GTTATAAAGTGCTGGCCCTCCTTGACGTAGCTGAAAAGAATCAAGAAGAAGCTGATGTGTATATCCATGTCACCTATATTAAGAAGTGGGACATCTGTGCTGGAAATGCGGTGTTGAGAGCATTGGGTGGCCATATGACTACCCTGAGTGGTGAAGAAATCAGTTACACTGGCTCAGATGGCAATGAGGGGGGACTTATAGCCAGTATCAACGTGAACCATAGAGCACTGGTTGAAAAACTTCCAGATCTGGAAAAAATGTCACACAAACTTGACTGA